From the genome of Nocardia mangyaensis:
GGCGACGTCGAATGGCACATGATCGGTCGGCTGCAACGCAACAAGGCCAGGGCCGTGGCGCGGTGGGCGCACACCGTGCACTCGGTCGACAGCGAACGCCTGGCAACCGCGCTGGACCGGGCCGCGCAGGACACACTGGCAGCCGGCGAGCGTACCGCGCCGCTGCGAGTCCTGCTGCAGGTCAGCTTGGATACCGATCCCGGACGCGGGGGTGTCGCCCCGGCCGATCTGCTCGCCTTGGCCGACGTGGTGGCGAAGGCGCCGGGACTGCATCTGGCCGGTCTGATGGCGATTCCGCCCCTTGACGCCGACACTGATGCGTCCTTTGCGAATCTTGCGACTTTGCACACTTCGCTGCGCGCGCAACACGCCGATGCCACCGAGCTTTCTGCAGGTATGTCGGGTGATTTGGAGAAAGCGGTCGAACACGGTTCGACGTGTGTGCGTGTCGGAACCGCCTTGATGGGCGCGCGACCGATAACCTCGGCGTAGCAAAGAAACCTCATCAGTCACATTCGACACATACGATTGGCCGACGAGGCGCTGAGCAAGAACTTCAACACCCGGCCGCCACCGGGGCCCGAAGGAAGGTCGACCATATGAGCGAGCGGAGCGAGCGGGACATCGGCTCAGCCACCTGCGTGGTCATACCGGAGCAGAGCGACAGCGAGGTGGGAGCATGAGTACGTTGCACAAGTTCAAGGCGTACTTCGGCATGGTTCCGCTCGACGAGTACGAAGACGAT
Proteins encoded in this window:
- a CDS encoding YggS family pyridoxal phosphate-dependent enzyme → MNPAADQQTATRTAELGARLDGLLSRIDAAVTAAGRPSGSVRLLPVTKFFPAADVEILHGLGRREFGESREQEASAKAAELGYGDVEWHMIGRLQRNKARAVARWAHTVHSVDSERLATALDRAAQDTLAAGERTAPLRVLLQVSLDTDPGRGGVAPADLLALADVVAKAPGLHLAGLMAIPPLDADTDASFANLATLHTSLRAQHADATELSAGMSGDLEKAVEHGSTCVRVGTALMGARPITSA